Proteins found in one Candidatus Gastranaerophilales bacterium genomic segment:
- the purH gene encoding bifunctional phosphoribosylaminoimidazolecarboxamide formyltransferase/IMP cyclohydrolase: MKKRALISVYDKINVVQLAETLIKSGYEILASGGTYKFLQENSISCTEISKYTGADEILGGRVKTLHPKIAGAILARNDVQSDIEDLKANDIESIDIVVVNLYPFSAEKTVDFIDIGGVTLIRAAAKNYKFKTVITSPEQYVSLIKELEENNGITTEAYRKDLAKKAFELTFKYDKEIFATLFEKNLDDNIAIDLNLLQELRYGENPHQQAGLYDNGQRASFELLNGKELSFNNIADMNAGYKIVSEFIDVDCACIIKHNNPCGAALGETVAEAYQKALECDPISAFGGIVAFNNTVDEKTAKLMKEIFLEVIIAPDFEDKAIEILKEKKNLRLVKVFEAPAKFKNKKLLDIKNTGFGTLVQMNENKELTKDNFKVVTETKPDARMVEDMIFAWKVAKHVKSNAVVIAKDKRTIGIGAGQTSRIASMEIALAQACDEAKDAVIASDGFFPATDNIQIAGQSRISAIIQPGGSIKDQDVIDECNRYNIAMIFTGIRHFFH; the protein is encoded by the coding sequence TTGAAGAAAAGAGCTTTAATCAGTGTATATGACAAAATAAATGTTGTACAATTAGCTGAAACACTTATAAAATCAGGTTACGAAATACTTGCAAGCGGCGGTACTTATAAATTTTTGCAAGAAAACAGCATAAGCTGCACAGAAATCAGCAAATATACAGGCGCTGATGAGATTTTAGGCGGGAGAGTAAAGACCCTTCACCCCAAAATCGCAGGTGCAATTTTGGCAAGAAACGATGTCCAATCCGATATCGAAGACCTTAAAGCAAATGACATTGAATCTATAGATATTGTGGTTGTTAATCTTTACCCGTTTTCAGCGGAAAAAACGGTAGATTTTATCGATATCGGCGGGGTTACACTTATAAGAGCAGCAGCGAAAAATTACAAGTTTAAAACCGTTATTACATCACCTGAACAGTACGTCAGCCTGATTAAAGAACTTGAAGAAAATAACGGTATCACCACAGAAGCGTACAGAAAAGACCTCGCAAAAAAAGCGTTTGAACTTACCTTTAAGTACGACAAAGAAATTTTTGCAACTCTTTTTGAAAAAAACCTTGACGATAATATCGCTATAGACCTTAATTTGCTTCAAGAATTAAGATACGGGGAAAATCCTCATCAACAGGCCGGATTGTACGACAACGGGCAGAGAGCCTCATTTGAACTTCTGAACGGCAAAGAACTGTCTTTTAACAATATTGCTGATATGAATGCCGGTTACAAAATAGTAAGCGAATTTATCGACGTTGATTGTGCCTGCATAATTAAACACAACAATCCTTGCGGAGCTGCGTTAGGTGAAACTGTGGCAGAAGCTTATCAAAAAGCGCTTGAGTGCGACCCGATAAGCGCTTTCGGCGGAATAGTTGCGTTTAACAATACAGTGGATGAGAAAACAGCCAAGTTGATGAAAGAAATCTTTTTAGAAGTTATCATAGCCCCTGATTTTGAAGACAAAGCTATTGAAATCCTTAAAGAAAAGAAAAATCTTCGTTTGGTAAAAGTTTTTGAAGCGCCTGCAAAATTTAAAAACAAAAAACTTTTAGATATTAAAAATACAGGCTTCGGTACGCTTGTCCAAATGAATGAAAATAAAGAACTTACAAAAGATAACTTTAAGGTTGTTACAGAAACAAAGCCCGATGCAAGAATGGTAGAAGATATGATTTTTGCGTGGAAGGTAGCAAAACACGTAAAATCAAACGCTGTTGTAATCGCAAAAGATAAACGAACAATAGGTATAGGTGCAGGTCAAACAAGCAGAATAGCATCTATGGAAATAGCACTTGCTCAAGCTTGTGATGAAGCAAAAGATGCTGTTATAGCAAGCGACGGATTTTTCCCCGCTACAGACAATATTCAAATAGCGGGTCAATCAAGAATATCCGCTATAATTCAGCCGGGCGGAAGTATAAAAGACCAAGACGTAATTGATGAGTGCAACAGATATAATATTGCGATGATTTTTACGGGTATAAGACACTTTTTCCACTAG
- the plsY gene encoding glycerol-3-phosphate 1-O-acyltransferase PlsY: MDLMSIVWIFVITLAAYIIGSFPTGYLLVKLTKGTDIREVGSGGIGATNVKRVLGKKGFFLVMFLDAMKGFLPVLLAQYLEVKFNLYPSLHILPVLVAFALVIGHSKSIFLGFVGGKSVATGGGAILAMNYPAALIGLVIWSVICYTSKYISLGSIAGMFLIPFLMYFAKAPLSYVIFCAITAIYVIFLHRENIKRLFNGTENKVRQ; the protein is encoded by the coding sequence ATGGATTTGATGTCGATTGTTTGGATTTTTGTAATTACGTTAGCCGCATACATAATAGGTTCTTTTCCCACAGGTTATTTGCTGGTTAAACTTACTAAAGGAACTGATATCAGAGAGGTAGGCTCAGGCGGCATAGGTGCAACCAATGTAAAGCGTGTTCTTGGCAAAAAGGGCTTTTTTCTTGTTATGTTTCTTGATGCAATGAAAGGTTTTTTGCCCGTGCTTTTGGCGCAGTATCTTGAAGTGAAGTTTAACCTTTATCCTTCTTTACATATACTGCCTGTACTTGTGGCATTTGCTCTTGTTATAGGACACAGCAAATCGATTTTCCTTGGTTTTGTCGGTGGAAAATCAGTTGCAACAGGCGGGGGGGCTATTTTAGCGATGAACTACCCAGCCGCACTTATAGGTTTGGTTATATGGAGTGTAATTTGCTATACATCAAAGTATATCTCACTTGGTTCAATAGCGGGGATGTTCCTTATTCCGTTTTTAATGTATTTTGCAAAAGCGCCGTTAAGTTATGTGATATTCTGTGCAATTACCGCAATTTATGTTATATTTTTACATAGAGAAAATATTAAAAGGCTGTTTAACGGCACCGAAAATAAAGTAAGACAATAA
- a CDS encoding NAD(P)-dependent glycerol-3-phosphate dehydrogenase — MKLAVLGAGSWGLTLAWLLSKNFDTVSVWGRQEDMTPDFMETKIKKYPLEVTLPQKVELTTNLTEAIQDAKIILMVVSTAGTRPVCELLANSGLKDNQVIVNASKGIELPSLKTLSKVIAEVLPDNPIAVLSGPTLAGEVLKGLPTAASIACKDIEVADKLQELLSVNNKFRIYTNTDVTGVELGGSLKNVVAIASGFVDACGFGANARGAILTRGLAEIVRVGMELGANPSTLYGLSGIGDLIATCSSPLSRNYQVGYRLGQGKKLDDILRELGAIAEGVKTSKALCELSDKLNIETPLSETVYEAVFTDISIDQIIFKLMNRKLKREEIYTN, encoded by the coding sequence ATGAAATTAGCTGTTTTAGGAGCAGGAAGCTGGGGTTTAACACTTGCCTGGCTTTTATCTAAAAATTTTGATACTGTATCCGTTTGGGGCAGACAGGAAGATATGACCCCTGATTTTATGGAAACAAAAATAAAAAAATATCCTTTAGAAGTAACACTTCCTCAAAAGGTAGAGTTAACAACAAATTTGACCGAAGCTATTCAAGATGCAAAAATTATACTTATGGTTGTATCAACCGCAGGTACACGTCCTGTTTGTGAATTGCTTGCAAACTCCGGACTGAAAGATAACCAAGTTATAGTTAATGCTTCAAAAGGGATTGAACTTCCTTCTTTAAAGACTTTAAGCAAAGTTATAGCAGAAGTTCTGCCCGATAACCCTATTGCGGTATTATCAGGTCCAACCTTGGCGGGCGAAGTTTTAAAAGGGCTGCCCACTGCGGCAAGTATAGCTTGTAAAGATATAGAAGTAGCGGACAAATTACAAGAACTCTTAAGCGTAAACAATAAGTTCAGAATTTACACAAATACTGACGTTACCGGCGTAGAGCTTGGCGGCAGTTTGAAAAACGTTGTTGCTATCGCTTCCGGATTTGTGGATGCGTGCGGCTTTGGCGCTAATGCAAGAGGGGCTATCCTTACAAGAGGGCTGGCTGAAATAGTCAGGGTCGGGATGGAACTGGGTGCTAATCCTTCAACTTTATACGGTTTATCAGGTATAGGCGATTTGATTGCTACCTGCTCCAGCCCTTTAAGCCGAAACTATCAGGTAGGCTACAGGCTGGGTCAGGGTAAAAAACTTGATGACATCCTTAGAGAACTGGGAGCTATCGCAGAAGGAGTTAAAACATCTAAAGCCTTATGTGAACTGTCTGATAAGCTTAATATTGAAACTCCGCTTTCAGAAACCGTATATGAAGCGGTATTCACCGATATCTCAATAGACCAGATAATATTTAAGCTTATGAACAGGAAGCTTAAAAGGGAAGAAATCTACACAAACTAG
- the der gene encoding ribosome biogenesis GTPase Der produces the protein MKKKKLPTVAVIGRPNVGKSTFTNRLLGARESIVDDMPGVTRDRIYFKAEWTGRSFTLIDTGGIIPSGEGEIMVSILEQASIAMEEADAIIFITDAKSGVNPVDIDIANLLRRSEKKVFLAVNKVDAPEKTALIHEFYELGLGEPYPVSALHGSGGVGDLLDDVLKVLPECEEVEEEKVIKVAIVGKPNAGKSSLINTLLGEQRVIVSEKAGTTRDTIDSKLKINGKDYILVDTAGIRKKSRVEYGVERFAVTRAIKAVNSADVVLVVVDVAEGFSEQDKKIIALAQDSGKAVIIAMNKWDLIENKHSATINEYTNRVRKDAPYFDYIPMIFISALERQRVTKIFELVDSAYEQTSKRLPTALFNKVLLEAYALNPPLSIKGKRLKVYYATQVGIAPPHFVIFVNDYKLAKDSYTRYLDKKIREAFGFGGTPLRLFFKNRKDKGD, from the coding sequence ATGAAGAAGAAAAAATTACCAACAGTTGCTGTAATCGGACGCCCTAATGTCGGAAAATCAACATTTACAAACAGACTTCTCGGGGCAAGAGAGTCCATAGTTGATGACATGCCCGGCGTTACAAGAGACAGGATATATTTCAAAGCCGAATGGACGGGACGAAGCTTTACCCTGATTGATACGGGCGGAATTATCCCCTCGGGTGAGGGCGAAATAATGGTTTCAATTCTTGAGCAGGCTAGTATTGCTATGGAAGAAGCCGATGCAATAATATTTATTACCGACGCAAAAAGCGGCGTAAATCCTGTTGATATTGATATTGCCAATCTTTTACGGCGCAGCGAAAAAAAGGTATTTTTAGCCGTAAATAAGGTTGATGCTCCTGAAAAAACAGCCTTAATCCATGAGTTCTATGAACTTGGATTGGGAGAACCTTATCCTGTATCAGCTCTGCATGGTTCCGGCGGAGTGGGTGATTTACTCGATGATGTTTTAAAGGTGCTTCCCGAGTGTGAAGAAGTTGAAGAAGAAAAGGTTATAAAAGTAGCTATAGTCGGTAAACCCAATGCAGGCAAGTCTTCTCTTATAAATACCCTGCTTGGTGAACAAAGAGTTATAGTAAGCGAAAAAGCGGGAACTACCAGAGATACCATTGATTCCAAGCTCAAAATCAACGGTAAAGATTATATCCTTGTAGATACTGCAGGTATCAGAAAAAAATCAAGGGTTGAATACGGAGTTGAAAGATTTGCCGTTACAAGAGCCATAAAAGCTGTCAATTCTGCCGATGTGGTTTTAGTGGTGGTAGATGTTGCAGAAGGGTTTAGCGAACAGGATAAAAAAATCATTGCTTTAGCTCAAGACTCGGGTAAAGCCGTTATTATCGCTATGAATAAGTGGGATTTGATAGAAAATAAACATTCTGCAACCATAAATGAATATACAAACAGAGTCAGAAAAGATGCGCCGTACTTTGATTATATACCTATGATTTTTATAAGCGCACTGGAAAGGCAAAGGGTTACGAAGATTTTTGAGCTTGTAGACAGCGCTTATGAGCAAACCTCTAAAAGATTGCCTACAGCGCTATTTAACAAAGTTTTGCTTGAAGCCTATGCTCTAAATCCTCCGTTGAGCATTAAAGGCAAAAGGTTAAAGGTATACTATGCCACACAGGTAGGTATTGCACCTCCGCATTTTGTAATCTTTGTTAATGACTATAAACTTGCAAAAGATTCTTATACGAGGTATTTGGATAAAAAAATAAGAGAAGCATTCGGTTTTGGAGGAACGCCGTTAAGATTGTTCTTCAAAAACAGAAAAGACAAAGGAGATTAA
- a CDS encoding DEAD/DEAH box helicase — protein MNHILPISTGLRIHNTSPVQQNTRKHELSAPDFKIQELRGGYKDLISFKGVEFFQTLKDNYFQLPEKANPDEYQLSAASKLFNNNDVLVTAPTGTGKTAIAHYVITKNLKEGKKTFYTAPLKALSNEKFRAFQKTYGKENVGLLTGDVKINPHAPIILMTTEIYRNMLFANKFEQQSDMLDNLKTVIFDELHYLGDVDRGGVWELAILLSDPKTQMLSLSATIGNNKEINDWMSSVKQKESKLVDVPSSKRHVPLVFEDLTVTSKMINSKSSKSGKFIKSGRHSKYISPGSSGSMKGTSVISDESYFETVGMLQQQNKLPAIFFIFSKKQCKRLLEKLSASGIRLNTASESQEIDKIIGRYRKEGKYLGVTLDREALKRGFAIHNAGLLPTQKELIEELFQKKLVKVVLATETLSAGINMPARSVVITSSRKPTSLGTADDADGKRELTPNEFHQMAGRAGRRGIDKIGYAYTLSSDETQSKKFQTLVKSPPNALKSSFTPDYAFIAEYYKHTKNDDVMLELIDKSLFSYDEDEFQAGEKSTELKNIFDQKKNILKMFNFIDKDNNVTNKGNLLSSLKGYYQIPVINTVYSKNLANMDEFEFAAAVGLMANITEFMDKNQTFNAPATMPKASEFYHESTRLSDFVKTLFSTVDDYNKKIANSTKGYIPIAPNNSVATHVYEWAHLNKTNTTEQYKNWGRMFFGESNSTIRDEGTLFREIAQTIDLLKQLQEISAKALDLVKDEAGIEYYGNMNILCQKSLELLTQPPII, from the coding sequence ATGAACCATATTCTACCCATTTCTACGGGGTTAAGAATTCACAATACTTCTCCTGTTCAGCAAAATACTCGTAAGCATGAGCTAAGCGCTCCTGACTTTAAAATACAAGAGCTCAGGGGCGGATATAAAGATTTGATATCCTTTAAAGGCGTTGAGTTTTTTCAAACATTAAAAGACAATTATTTTCAGCTCCCCGAAAAAGCAAATCCCGATGAATATCAATTAAGCGCAGCATCAAAACTGTTCAATAACAATGATGTTTTGGTAACAGCCCCTACCGGTACCGGTAAAACAGCTATAGCGCATTATGTGATTACAAAAAATCTTAAAGAAGGTAAAAAAACATTCTATACCGCACCTTTAAAAGCATTAAGCAATGAAAAATTCAGAGCATTTCAAAAAACCTACGGCAAAGAAAACGTAGGGTTATTAACAGGCGACGTTAAAATTAACCCGCATGCTCCGATAATTCTTATGACCACCGAAATTTACAGAAATATGCTTTTTGCAAATAAATTTGAGCAGCAATCAGATATGCTTGATAACTTAAAGACAGTAATATTTGATGAGCTTCACTATTTAGGAGATGTAGACAGGGGCGGAGTTTGGGAACTGGCAATTTTGCTCTCTGACCCCAAAACGCAGATGTTATCATTGTCTGCAACTATAGGTAATAACAAAGAAATTAACGACTGGATGTCAAGTGTAAAACAAAAAGAAAGCAAATTGGTTGATGTTCCTTCATCAAAAAGGCATGTTCCTTTGGTTTTTGAAGATTTAACGGTTACGTCAAAAATGATTAACAGTAAAAGCAGCAAATCCGGGAAATTTATCAAATCAGGCAGACACTCAAAATATATTTCACCGGGAAGCAGCGGTTCGATGAAAGGTACATCCGTAATAAGCGATGAAAGTTATTTTGAAACAGTAGGCATGCTTCAACAACAAAACAAATTACCCGCAATATTCTTTATATTCAGCAAAAAACAATGTAAACGGCTATTGGAAAAATTATCGGCAAGCGGCATAAGATTGAACACTGCTTCTGAATCACAAGAAATAGATAAAATAATAGGAAGATATAGAAAAGAAGGAAAGTATCTTGGAGTTACGTTAGACAGGGAAGCTTTAAAAAGAGGTTTTGCAATACATAATGCAGGTTTATTGCCCACCCAAAAAGAACTTATTGAAGAACTGTTTCAGAAAAAACTCGTAAAAGTAGTCCTTGCAACAGAAACGCTGTCAGCAGGAATTAATATGCCTGCCAGGAGCGTTGTTATAACCTCTTCGCGCAAACCAACTTCGCTCGGCACAGCTGATGATGCGGACGGCAAACGTGAATTAACTCCTAATGAATTTCATCAGATGGCAGGCAGAGCCGGCAGACGCGGTATTGATAAAATCGGTTACGCTTACACATTAAGCAGTGATGAAACTCAAAGTAAAAAATTTCAAACTCTTGTCAAATCACCGCCTAATGCATTAAAAAGCAGTTTCACTCCTGATTATGCTTTTATAGCTGAATATTATAAACATACAAAAAATGATGACGTAATGCTTGAGTTAATTGATAAATCGTTGTTCAGCTATGATGAAGATGAATTTCAAGCAGGTGAAAAATCAACCGAATTAAAGAATATTTTTGACCAAAAGAAAAATATCCTAAAAATGTTTAACTTTATAGACAAGGACAATAACGTAACAAATAAGGGAAATCTTCTAAGCAGCCTGAAGGGTTACTACCAAATCCCCGTGATAAATACCGTTTATTCGAAAAATCTTGCAAATATGGATGAATTCGAATTTGCAGCTGCGGTTGGTTTAATGGCAAACATTACCGAATTTATGGACAAAAATCAAACTTTTAATGCTCCCGCTACTATGCCGAAGGCATCGGAGTTTTACCACGAAAGCACGAGGCTGAGTGATTTTGTAAAAACTCTGTTTTCAACCGTAGATGACTATAACAAAAAAATAGCTAATTCTACAAAAGGATATATCCCCATTGCACCTAACAACAGTGTTGCAACGCATGTTTATGAATGGGCGCACCTGAATAAAACTAACACTACAGAACAATATAAAAACTGGGGCAGAATGTTCTTCGGCGAATCGAATTCGACAATACGGGACGAAGGGACACTGTTTAGAGAAATTGCCCAAACTATAGATTTACTTAAACAGCTGCAGGAAATATCAGCTAAAGCTCTTGACCTTGTAAAAGATGAAGCAGGCATTGAATATTACGGAAATATGAACATTTTGTGCCAAAAATCACTCGAATTGTTAACACAACCACCCATTATCTGA
- a CDS encoding ATP-dependent helicase: MLIFSNEPQQQIDYIAKNVIELLNNGVQSSKILVLAQNSFIKEKILTQINEEIFSKECGISTLKVYSFSGIVYNSIAKNWITLEKILSKDNFYPMPLLCGLDSAQYFLKNIIKEEDFNDYFSKNNLMHQLLRRYKLIIENRLSPKEVDEKSIILNESFAKSAKSTLNTYKNISSKARIFDNLKQMSAFAYLIENNLINDFDGIEYFFVQGADEYNYAAYKFCEYMLSKPVKYCILADPKGCSRMGYLCGYENFTDDIMKSFNPEIIEFKNKSKTRDDAQKLFENIINTEHNILENFETASARLKLEMLDEASVKITKLITKTKAAPCEIIVVIPDFDEVSIYSLQTALHKHHINTQVFAGNEKITDDILVSATLSVLSLINPEQGIDPGIFEIRRLLNGLLNIPIFKCGEIVKYFAKHHKLPAMEGDIYNSYNTLLNLITDDEVKTQKLSEQFIKIFETLLAPNAPIPHDFECINLLLKSIEEYEKIKESLNLTDLDWLNHIKSSIVSETPSKPAQIQPDSVIIATPQKIIDYNLTSDYQIWLDASSRNWVKEDTGTIYNAWVFQKNSDIKNYTSELNAELTIKKTAHTMRKLTLCAKEKIFVYTSDFDSQGRENNSGIIEYILPEDINRYEFNFVPRDDQKEIFNYKEGSLAVPAVPGAGKTTVMLALTIKLMQEGINAKNLLILTYMESAARNFLAKIKKITNNAANLPNISTIHALAYKILLENDHFTLVNLSSNFSICDDSLRSSIIRDICVRCFPIGEPDFEDWMNLQSTGISKAKTRQISLDNSDLTVKEFKIIYDEYQKMLRELELVDYDDLLILAIKLLRDFKDVREFYQEKFMYVIEDEAQDSSAIQQEFITLLSGKYKNLIRCGDINQAITGTFSEADITGFKDFISKSKKVEMHRSQRCTKQIYELANNFINYSKTIPVYQDAFYNIKMAPVKGKNPKVQNPISIKKFEENFMEKEFVLNDIKRKLEENKSHTFGILLRRNKQVLEWAQYLEKNNLKVIFRGDNIKQKKSFLFILGCFEVYLNPYDNKAIAKLYKLFCEIEKFRFNEEIFNLIEKERQQSFINPEYIKNFPIKTPDLEEFWWAVFEIAENPCNSIQELIIRVANSHFEDVTDKSNAHLFSILIKRYINSLDVDEKFSLNKLPQVIKYFKNLLTKGSIRNLNLFSKEDESSDLSGYVQIMTIHKAKGDEFSSVYIPEFSDFNYQTDFVKLVKKIKNRKKPLLNKLDALSGKKNILPSSIAKEEIEETLRLIYVAITRAKAYLTFSCFTKKNTPSALLEFFRQED; encoded by the coding sequence ATGTTAATATTTTCAAACGAACCGCAGCAGCAAATTGATTACATTGCAAAAAATGTAATTGAACTTTTAAACAACGGAGTGCAAAGTTCAAAAATCCTTGTGCTGGCTCAAAACAGCTTTATAAAAGAAAAAATTCTGACCCAAATTAATGAGGAGATTTTCTCCAAAGAATGCGGCATTTCCACTCTAAAAGTGTATTCTTTTTCGGGAATAGTATATAACTCGATAGCAAAAAACTGGATTACACTGGAAAAAATCTTATCAAAGGACAATTTTTACCCTATGCCGCTTTTATGCGGATTGGACAGCGCTCAATATTTTCTTAAAAATATTATAAAAGAAGAAGACTTCAACGATTATTTTTCAAAAAATAATCTTATGCACCAGCTTTTAAGAAGGTATAAGCTTATTATAGAAAACCGGCTTTCGCCAAAAGAAGTTGATGAAAAATCAATCATATTAAACGAGTCCTTCGCCAAAAGTGCAAAGTCAACCCTAAATACCTATAAAAATATATCTTCCAAGGCAAGGATTTTTGACAACCTCAAACAAATGAGCGCTTTTGCTTATTTAATAGAGAATAATTTAATTAATGATTTTGATGGGATTGAATACTTTTTTGTACAGGGGGCTGATGAATATAACTATGCCGCATATAAATTTTGCGAATATATGCTCTCTAAACCCGTAAAGTATTGTATTTTAGCAGACCCGAAAGGCTGCTCCAGAATGGGGTATCTCTGCGGGTATGAAAATTTCACAGATGATATAATGAAAAGCTTTAATCCTGAAATAATTGAATTTAAAAATAAGTCTAAAACCCGAGATGACGCTCAAAAGCTCTTTGAAAATATAATAAATACCGAACATAATATTTTAGAAAATTTTGAAACAGCTTCAGCTCGTCTAAAGCTCGAAATGCTTGATGAAGCTTCGGTAAAAATAACAAAACTTATCACAAAAACAAAAGCCGCACCTTGCGAAATAATTGTTGTCATCCCTGATTTTGACGAGGTAAGTATTTATTCTCTGCAAACCGCCCTGCATAAACATCACATAAATACACAGGTATTTGCGGGGAATGAAAAAATAACCGATGATATTTTGGTATCTGCAACGCTTAGCGTTCTTTCTCTTATAAATCCGGAGCAGGGAATTGACCCGGGTATTTTTGAAATACGAAGACTTTTGAATGGACTGCTGAACATACCAATTTTTAAATGCGGAGAAATCGTAAAATATTTTGCCAAACATCACAAATTACCCGCTATGGAAGGTGATATTTATAACTCTTACAATACGCTTTTAAATCTCATTACGGATGATGAAGTTAAAACCCAAAAACTCTCCGAACAATTTATAAAAATATTTGAAACTCTTTTAGCCCCCAATGCCCCTATACCTCACGACTTTGAATGTATTAACCTGCTTTTAAAGTCCATAGAAGAATATGAAAAAATAAAAGAGAGTTTAAATTTAACGGATTTAGACTGGCTTAACCATATAAAAAGCTCTATAGTATCTGAAACCCCGTCAAAACCCGCTCAAATCCAGCCTGACAGTGTAATTATTGCAACACCGCAAAAAATAATTGATTATAACCTTACGTCAGATTATCAAATTTGGCTTGACGCTTCATCAAGAAACTGGGTAAAAGAAGACACGGGAACTATCTACAATGCATGGGTTTTTCAGAAAAATTCCGATATTAAAAATTACACAAGTGAATTAAACGCCGAATTGACCATCAAAAAAACAGCTCATACTATGAGAAAACTAACCCTTTGTGCTAAAGAAAAAATATTTGTATACACGAGTGATTTTGATTCGCAAGGAAGAGAAAATAACTCGGGGATTATAGAATATATTCTTCCTGAAGATATTAACCGTTATGAGTTTAACTTTGTTCCGAGAGATGACCAGAAAGAAATATTCAACTACAAAGAAGGTTCCCTTGCGGTTCCTGCGGTACCCGGGGCAGGCAAAACCACCGTTATGCTGGCTTTAACAATTAAACTGATGCAAGAAGGCATCAATGCCAAAAATCTACTCATTCTTACCTATATGGAATCCGCCGCAAGAAATTTCCTCGCTAAAATAAAGAAAATAACCAACAACGCCGCTAATTTGCCCAATATAAGCACTATCCATGCTTTAGCCTACAAAATCCTGCTTGAAAATGACCATTTTACTCTCGTAAATTTAAGCAGTAATTTTTCAATTTGTGATGACAGCCTGCGCTCTTCAATAATCAGAGATATATGTGTAAGGTGTTTTCCCATTGGCGAGCCTGATTTTGAAGATTGGATGAACTTGCAAAGCACAGGTATTTCAAAAGCTAAAACAAGGCAAATCAGCCTTGATAATTCAGACCTGACTGTAAAAGAATTTAAAATAATATATGATGAATACCAAAAAATGTTGAGAGAGCTTGAACTCGTTGATTATGATGACCTTTTGATTTTAGCTATAAAGCTGCTTCGCGACTTCAAAGACGTCAGAGAATTTTATCAGGAAAAATTCATGTACGTAATTGAAGATGAAGCCCAAGATTCAAGTGCAATCCAGCAGGAATTTATAACCCTTTTAAGCGGTAAATACAAAAATCTCATACGCTGCGGTGATATAAACCAAGCAATAACAGGGACTTTTAGCGAGGCTGATATTACAGGGTTCAAAGATTTTATTTCCAAAAGTAAAAAAGTTGAAATGCACCGTTCTCAAAGATGTACAAAACAAATATACGAACTTGCCAATAATTTTATAAACTATTCAAAAACTATCCCCGTATACCAAGATGCCTTCTACAATATTAAAATGGCGCCGGTAAAAGGTAAAAACCCAAAAGTACAAAACCCGATTTCTATAAAGAAGTTTGAAGAAAATTTTATGGAAAAAGAGTTTGTCCTGAATGACATAAAAAGAAAACTGGAAGAAAATAAAAGCCATACTTTCGGTATCTTGTTACGACGCAACAAACAGGTGCTGGAATGGGCGCAATATCTTGAAAAAAACAACCTAAAGGTAATCTTTAGGGGTGATAATATCAAGCAAAAGAAATCTTTTTTGTTTATACTGGGCTGTTTTGAAGTTTATCTCAATCCTTACGATAATAAAGCTATAGCAAAACTATACAAGCTTTTTTGTGAAATAGAAAAATTCAGATTTAATGAAGAAATTTTTAACCTGATAGAAAAAGAAAGACAGCAGAGCTTTATCAACCCCGAATATATTAAAAACTTCCCTATAAAAACCCCTGATTTGGAAGAATTTTGGTGGGCGGTATTTGAAATAGCGGAAAATCCTTGTAACTCAATTCAGGAACTTATAATAAGGGTAGCAAACTCGCATTTTGAAGACGTAACGGATAAATCCAACGCCCATCTGTTTTCGATTTTAATCAAGCGTTATATCAATTCGCTTGATGTGGATGAGAAATTTTCCCTGAATAAACTTCCGCAGGTCATTAAATATTTCAAAAATCTGCTTACAAAAGGCTCAATCAGAAACCTCAATCTTTTCTCAAAAGAAGACGAAAGCTCAGACCTCTCGGGATATGTACAAATTATGACTATTCACAAAGCAAAAGGGGACGAATTCAGCTCCGTATATATCCCTGAATTCAGTGATTTTAATTATCAAACAGACTTTGTAAAACTGGTAAAAAAAATCAAGAACAGGAAAAAACCGCTTTTGAATAAATTGGACGCTCTATCGGGCAAAAAGAATATTTTGCCAAGTTCTATAGCAAAAGAAGAAATCGAAGAAACCCTAAGGTTAATATATGTTGCTATAACAAGAGCCAAGGCGTACTTGACTTTCAGCTGCTTTACAAAGAAAAATACTCCTTCTGCTTTGCTTGAATTTTTCAGACAGGAGGATTGA